TGGAAAATACACGGCTGCGACGAGCAGACACAATCTCATCACCGTCGGTGCACACCAACGCGTGCACACAAAAAATGAGGCTAGTCAAGTGGTCCAGGATATGGTCCACCTGGTTTGCCAGCACTTGAAAGAATGTGGCGCGACTTCGCCCACCTCCGAGTGAATACTTTATGCTCATGTAGGTTTCCATCACGTCGATGCAAAACACGCTAGTTTCGTACTCGCGCGGCTGAAGACCCTAGCCTTGGAACTCGAGATACTGCTGTCTAGGATGCCAATTTGGTCGAGGGAAGAACGGTAATAGTAAGAGATGGTAGTTGGTGAATATGTCAGCTTATGGCCGTTGTATGGAGTTCTCTAATAGAGTTTAAGCTCGGCCGGTCATCAGCAATAGTCTGTCTttgtggatttggatatCATTCAGTACAAGGTTGTTTGAATGGGGAAACTGCATACCAACACGCACCTAGGCAATCCTTCAAGGGTGATGGGTTTTAGAAACCACAGCCGAAAAGGCGCAATGATAGGAAAATGTCTACGTGCGTGGTGAAATGTGAGAGTTGAGTGTAAttttcaaaaagaaaaaaaagtagagTAAAGAAGCTCAAACTATGGAGAGAACTGTAAACTTTAAAAATCGATCAGAGACGGCTTTTTACTGACCTCGGGTCAGAATTGTGTAGGAGGCACAACTGCTGAGCATTTGTACGCAGCTTTCTAGATGCCTGAATGTCTGGTTTTTAACCTGGATATCTGAATCAAGACTGGCAAAAAATGAAGATGCTATTCCAGAGGTCTTCATAAGCAACCTTAAGACTGGAGGTACCCTTTTACACTGCACAAATCTAATTCATACATGAGAGCTGTAAACCACCCAAAAGTTGTTGCTGCATGGATTTGTGTTTTCAACTTGGATACCGAATTTAGAATGAATTGTATAGAACGGTGTAAAAAGCGATCAAGATTCCAGGGATAATCGGACATTCAGGCACTACGAATCCCCCAAGGAATCTGCGTACCACGTGAGCTTTCTAAACCTAATTCCCATGTCCGAGGCAAACTTCCAAGGCCCAGGACTTCTCAGGACTTGTCATTAAAGATGATCACAATAGTGATTTGTTACAGCATCTTAACGTGTTAATTGACAAAAGCAGAGAGTAGTCGGACAGTCAACAGCGATTTGATTTTTAAACTTAGCCTCCGAAACTTGGAAGCCAATTGAAATTAGGATAACCCATTATAGCTGAACGCTGAAGAAAAGTTGAGCAACCGTCAAAAAAATGATCATTCCCGCAATGTTTCCCAGAAAATCATCCTTAGCCCAAACAAAAACTAGATCAGAAAGAAGCCGATGTGTGTGTCATGATCCGCAAGGTGTGGGTGATGTGGGACTCAAATAGCATTCAAAGTCTGATGGCACGAGCAGCCCGTATCTCAAAGTTGACGTTGGGCATAAATCGGCCAAGAACACAAGCTATCAATTGACTGCCTTCCAATATTCGCTCGTATTGAATGGAGTTCTCATTGAAGAGTCGGGGGCCCAGTTCCACCTCAAATGTCTTGCTTTTACGTTCCCAGACCATTGTTTCTCCTTCAAGTGTGTCATGAAGCTCCCACCGCGGCTGTACCTTTGTGTGGTTACCATGTATCACATTAAAGCTTGGATGCTCGTCCGCGATGATGTACAAAACTATGTCGCCGGAAAAACAGCGAAGGGTGTCGGCAAGCGAAGTCAAACACCGATCATGTATCAACAAATTCACAGGCACGGCAAAGTGACCGACTTTGATGGGAAGAGAAACATTCTCCGGAGAATGAGCCGACTCGTGCACCCCCCAACACTCGTCGATGAAGAGTTCAAATACATCACCGCCAATCCATATCAGGTCGCGCATTGGCTCAAAAGGGCGTAAGAAGATAAAACACTGTCTGTCATTATGGAAAATGACCTCAAATCCCTGCTTGTGTGCCCATTTGAGAGCAACCTGACGAGCCTCGTGGTTCACGTCGGCGAGTGGGATCTTGACACGGATTTGATCAAGTGATTGGGGGCAGAACTTCCACTCCACAGGGGCTTGATGGATGTTACTTGCATGCTGACTTTCAGGTGCAACAGGGAGCCAACCACCCTTTGGGTAGGGAGTAAATGCAGGCTTGTCCCGCTCGGGCAAAGCGCTACGCCATATCTGGAGGCGCAGTTCGGTGGGAAGGCGGGTAAATGGATGAAAGGTTTTGGAGCCGGCCGCCGATACGACAAAATCGGAGGTCTCCATGATATTATCAGAGATTTCAGGTTGAATACCAAATGATTGAGATTCTTTTGATAGATAGGTTAGTGGTGAGATTGACCTTGTAAATGATGGTTACACCTGACTTTGGTGCAAGTGCCTTAGGCACCCGTGGTTTGATATCACCTTGGACACCTCCTCGGCACTTGCCTGCCTTTTCTCTTGATTTTTCTCAAGTTCAACAGAGCAACATTTTTCATTGCTGTTACAAGCGCTGTTACAAGCTGGCTATCATGAATCGGAGAAAGGAAATCTATGTAGCAATTTACATTTTTGGTCAAACTGTACTTTTCTAAGCACCTGAGAATGAGGTCTGGTCTCTGATCTCACTATTTAGTCGTCAGTCTTGAGGTCCCCATATCATTTATATTCAAAAATATCTATCTCGAAACTGTCACACTACATATCCAATTTGGACTTCGCTTCAGGTTCATTCGAGCTAATTTGTGTTTAAAATGGACGCAGCGCCagggaaataaaaaaaaagccagaCTAACACTACAAAAGAACGAGTATACACTGATTCTCTCACGAAATTATTTTGTTCTATATGAGACTGCTAGAATGCAAGATAATCAGAAACCGTAATGTAACGTAGCGAGCTCGATTGTCGGACTCCAGCATCAGAAGTTTGGACGGCCACCTTTTTAAGAGGCCATGGCATATCAAATCGTCTATCATATTGAAGTCTGAACGTCCGTTTTGAAAATTCTATTGTGAATCCAGGACTCGAACAATGCTCTTTTTTAGAGCAATAATCCAATTAATATCGCATGTCCTTTGACTCAGTCTTCGCAGAAACAGAAGCAGTGAAGCAGGTACACAGAGAGAAAACTGCAGAAATGAATGCAGTACTTTATGCGAACCCCATTGCTATGAGCTATTCAGTGTACACTATGGAGAACAAAGACGAGCAACAAAGGATTGCCGACTGTCAGTGAGTTGAAACGTAGCTCAAGATGAATGACTCTCGCACACTCCATTTTAACAACTTCTGTGGACTTGAAAATCTGTAAACCAAATATGGGTCGTAGTGGCAAAGTTTCTCCTTCAAAATGATGTATTAGCAGTTCATTTTATCATGACCCAGATAGGAAATACCCTATCGATAGCTCGATAGCTCGATAGCTCGTGATTTCAGACTTGTGTACAAACAGCAGTATAATATCGTTCTCCGCCGAAGACGCGTCTTTGTCAAAGTGCGTCTGACCTTAGTCTTGACTTACTTCCCATTCACTCTCATCTGCCTTTCCATTGTCGTTCTCTTACTCTCTGCCGTTTCTGACTTTGCTCAAGCACTCCAATTTTCGCAATTTGCGTATTTTCGTGTCTTCAGCACGTCAATTCAAGTATCTCGGAACGGATCTGCCTTCCTCTGGGATTCGTCACGATGCACCATTTGCATTGTTTCCACGAAGATCCCGAGCCGGGCACTCGGCCCCTCAAAGAATGGCCATGCACCCCTGATAAAGCTATAGAGCTTCTCAAGGAGTGGTATGACAATGGCAAGCCTTTCTTCACGAAGAAAGAACTTGAAAATGTTTCGAACCAACTCCATCGCCGGTACAACACCCGGAGAAAGAGTAATTCGCAAAAGCAACTGATCTCTGTCAAGGGCCTCACTGGTTCCAAGATCTCTTACGAAGTGGTGACTGGACAGCTTCATATGGGAGCAGCCAGGAATGAAGACTGGGAGATGTAAGTCGTTGATGATGCCCTTTCAGGGTTCCAATGTCACGTGTCTCTAGCTAATAGATGCTTTTAATAACAGCCAGCAGCCCAAGATCACATACTTATGCTATGAACAACTCATTTCGGCAGTGAGTTCGGGAAAAGGTCTGCTAGAGGAAGCCTTCTTCCCATTGCAGATCGAGCATTTCATGCTCGTGCGCGCGAGTGACACCAAGCTACCCATCTCCACCCCATACATTGAGAACCGTGTGGCTGTGGATGAGTTTCTCCAAAATACGCTGAAGTCCTGGAAGGAATCCCCTGAATGGCAGATGCTAAAGGCTCTTCTCAAACATGTTGCCTCTCATGAAATCACGAAGATCATCGGTATCGCGTCTGGATCAATGGAATTTGGTCCCGATGATGAGGATTGCACCTATCGCAGCGCAATTCAACACTCCCTTATGATTGCGCTCAAAGAGTCAATTGAAGATATGAATGATGAAGAGATCCGATTCTATGCGCAGGAGCCTCGCTACACCGCCGTTGACACCTGGGCTCTTGCGGAGCATGGCTGCGAGGTTCTGGAAGACCCCAAGGCTTTGCTTGAAATTGACAACGACTGCATTCTTTTCTCTTGCTGCCCCGCTCTTCCGTTGAAGGATATTACTGTTGACTTTGCTCGGCCAGCGATGCTGATCTGGGACCGAGTTATCTATGAAGGAGATCGTGGGTTGTAAGTCTCACTCTGATGCTGTGCTCACTTCATCTTGCTTACTGATCAGTTCTCCCAGGCATAATCCAAACTCCGCTCGGGTGATGAACATGGTTGAAGATGAATATGATCTCTATTTGTTTTGGGACTTACACGATACTGTGCTTGCTCCCTTCAAGTCAGAACTTGTTGTTTACATCCGCCGTGAGGTGGAGTAAACTTGTCGAAAAGACGATCTGTCAGGGGCGAGGGAAAAGTTTAAAACTATCTCTTTCGTCTTGGAGGAAATGGGGCGGTTTCGATTGTCAGGGGAATTTTCAAGGCCCAAATGAGTTTTTGATTGGGTGAGAAGCCAACGTTTGTTTGAAGAATGCATCCATGATTTTCGCATCTGCACAGGGCGGGCTCATGTTGTTGTACCTTCATTGTGTATCTATGTCTTTGTTTATCTGTAGCTTTACCAATCAGTCTCCTCTTTGTGTCACAACATCGCTAAATGGTCCCTTTTGGCCGCTCTTGATCCTATAAATGAAGCAATGGGCATGTACATGGCTGCATTCTCTCGTGCGGTCATGAAAAATCAAATGGAGCTCCTATAAACTG
The nucleotide sequence above comes from Penicillium digitatum chromosome 1, complete sequence. Encoded proteins:
- a CDS encoding Sensitivity To Red Light Reduced-like, SRR1 — translated: MHHLHCFHEDPEPGTRPLKEWPCTPDKAIELLKEWYDNGKPFFTKKELENVSNQLHRRYNTRRKSNSQKQLISVKGLTGSKISYEVVTGQLHMGAARNEDWEIQQPKITYLCYEQLISAVSSGKGLLEEAFFPLQIEHFMLVRASDTKLPISTPYIENRVAVDEFLQNTLKSWKESPEWQMLKALLKHVASHEITKIIGIASGSMEFGPDDEDCTYRSAIQHSLMIALKESIEDMNDEEIRFYAQEPRYTAVDTWALAEHGCEVLEDPKALLEIDNDCILFSCCPALPLKDITVDFARPAMLIWDRVIYEGDRGLHNPNSARVMNMVEDEYDLYLFWDLHDTVLAPFKSELVVYIRREVE
- a CDS encoding putative exo-beta- -glucanase protein, with protein sequence METSDFVVSAAGSKTFHPFTRLPTELRLQIWRSALPERDKPAFTPYPKGGWLPVAPESQHASNIHQAPVEWKFCPQSLDQIRVKIPLADVNHEARQVALKWAHKQGFEVIFHNDRQCFIFLRPFEPMRDLIWIGGDVFELFIDECWGVHESAHSPENVSLPIKVGHFAVPVNLLIHDRCLTSLADTLRCFSGDIVLYIIADEHPSFNVIHGNHTKVQPRWELHDTLEGETMVWERKSKTFEVELGPRLFNENSIQYERILEGSQLIACVLGRFMPNVNFEIRAARAIRL